One Gemmatimonadota bacterium DNA window includes the following coding sequences:
- a CDS encoding aminotransferase class V-fold PLP-dependent enzyme: protein MTDARPAPIFGRSRDDFPIFRHSVYLNSCSLGALSRRTRDALTGYLDEWERRGAAAWYDTWLPACERLREGYGRLVGAEAGCVSLHPSISSALSVVGESLEYTDRPRVVTTSLDFPTVAYQWLAKARRGVEVVVLESPDGITVPLELFAAAIDHRTALVATSHVFFTSGAIQDVSAIGALCRANGALLLVDGYQAVGQVPADLAALGADFYCAGGLKWLLGGSGIAFLAVRPELAAGLEPAVTGWFSHATPFRFDPRRLERAADAHRLDMGTPAVASVYAQLEGLAILEELGLPAVGAATRALTEDLIAAAMEHGLRPRVAASAAERSGIVMLPRQDPQADVRRLAEQGFIVDARPGHVRVSPYFYNVPEDHRACLESLARG, encoded by the coding sequence ATGACCGATGCGCGCCCCGCCCCCATCTTCGGGCGCTCCCGGGATGACTTCCCCATCTTCCGGCACTCCGTCTACCTGAACAGCTGCTCCCTGGGGGCGCTCTCGCGGCGCACCCGGGATGCACTCACAGGGTACCTGGACGAATGGGAGCGCCGGGGGGCCGCCGCCTGGTACGACACCTGGCTGCCAGCGTGCGAGCGGCTGCGTGAGGGGTACGGTCGCCTGGTGGGCGCGGAGGCGGGGTGCGTTTCGCTCCACCCTTCGATCTCGTCGGCGCTTTCGGTGGTCGGGGAAAGCCTGGAGTACACGGACCGCCCCCGGGTCGTCACCACGAGCCTCGACTTCCCGACGGTGGCCTACCAGTGGCTGGCCAAGGCGCGGCGCGGGGTGGAGGTGGTGGTGCTGGAGAGCCCGGACGGCATCACGGTGCCGCTGGAGCTGTTCGCGGCGGCCATCGACCACCGCACGGCGCTCGTGGCCACGAGCCACGTGTTCTTTACCAGCGGAGCCATCCAGGACGTGTCGGCCATCGGCGCGCTGTGCCGGGCCAACGGGGCGCTGCTGCTGGTCGATGGCTACCAGGCGGTGGGGCAGGTGCCGGCGGACCTGGCCGCGCTGGGCGCGGACTTCTACTGCGCGGGCGGGCTCAAGTGGCTGCTCGGTGGCTCGGGCATCGCGTTTCTGGCGGTCCGGCCGGAGCTGGCCGCGGGGCTGGAACCGGCGGTGACGGGCTGGTTCAGTCACGCTACGCCCTTCCGGTTCGACCCGCGCCGGCTGGAGCGCGCGGCCGATGCGCACCGGCTGGACATGGGCACCCCCGCAGTGGCGAGCGTCTACGCCCAGCTCGAGGGCCTCGCGATCCTGGAGGAGCTGGGCCTGCCGGCCGTGGGCGCGGCCACCCGGGCGCTGACCGAGGACCTCATCGCCGCCGCCATGGAGCATGGGCTGCGACCGCGGGTGGCCGCCAGCGCGGCCGAGCGCAGCGGCATCGTGATGCTGCCGCGGCAGGACCCGCAGGCCGACGTCCGGCGGCTGGCGGAGCAGGGCTTCATCGTCGACGCCCGCCCGGGGCATGTCCGGGTCTCGCCCTACTTCTACAACGTGCCCGAGGACCATCGGGCCTGCCTGGAGTCACTGGCCCGTGGCTAA
- a CDS encoding deoxyhypusine synthase, with protein sequence MTRPSANYLRGRRINPQAITGKESVAELLDNAFLAYNAGRLREGCRLFTERMLAPESTVAMSLTGAMTPAGLGMSTLIPLMEAGFVDWIISTGANLYHDAHFALGLALHQGSHTADDVALREQGVVRIYDIFFDYTVLLSTDAFVREVSARPEFQRAMSTAEYHYLLGGYLREREKALGLSKRSVLSMAHELEVPIYTSSPGDSSIGMNVAEQALAGSQLRFDVSADVNETAAIVLEAKRTGGKSAAFIVGGGSPKNFLLQTEPQIQEVLGIDERGHDYFLQMTDARPDTGGLSGATPNEAVSWGKIDPDQLPGTVVVYLDNTVALPLLTAYALERHAPRPLKRLYGRRAAMMERLLTEYRAALAFRDRRAEEAKG encoded by the coding sequence ATGACCCGACCCAGCGCGAACTACCTCCGCGGCCGGCGGATCAACCCGCAGGCGATCACCGGCAAGGAGAGCGTGGCCGAGCTGCTCGACAACGCCTTCCTGGCCTACAACGCCGGGCGGCTGCGCGAGGGCTGCCGGCTCTTCACCGAACGGATGCTGGCCCCGGAGAGCACCGTGGCCATGAGCCTGACGGGCGCGATGACGCCGGCCGGGCTGGGGATGAGCACGCTGATCCCCCTGATGGAAGCCGGCTTCGTGGACTGGATCATCTCCACCGGGGCCAACCTGTACCACGACGCGCACTTCGCGCTCGGGCTCGCGCTGCACCAGGGGAGCCACACCGCGGACGACGTGGCGCTGCGGGAGCAGGGCGTGGTGCGGATCTACGACATCTTCTTCGACTACACGGTGCTGCTCTCCACGGACGCGTTCGTGCGCGAGGTCTCGGCGCGGCCGGAGTTCCAGCGCGCGATGAGCACCGCGGAGTACCACTACCTGCTGGGCGGCTACCTGCGGGAGCGGGAGAAGGCGCTGGGGCTGTCGAAGCGCTCGGTGCTCTCGATGGCGCACGAGCTCGAGGTGCCGATCTACACCAGCTCGCCCGGGGACAGCTCCATCGGCATGAACGTGGCGGAGCAGGCGCTGGCCGGGAGCCAGCTGCGCTTCGACGTGAGCGCCGACGTGAACGAGACCGCGGCGATCGTGCTGGAGGCCAAGCGGACCGGGGGCAAGAGCGCCGCGTTCATCGTGGGCGGGGGCAGTCCCAAGAACTTCCTGCTGCAGACCGAGCCGCAGATCCAGGAGGTGCTGGGCATCGACGAGCGCGGGCACGACTACTTCCTGCAGATGACCGACGCGCGGCCCGACACCGGCGGCCTCTCAGGTGCCACGCCCAACGAGGCGGTGAGCTGGGGCAAGATCGATCCCGACCAGCTGCCCGGCACCGTGGTGGTGTACCTCGACAACACGGTGGCGCTGCCGCTGCTCACCGCCTACGCGCTGGAGCGCCACGCGCCCCGGCCGCTCAAGCGGCTCTACGGCCGCCGCGCCGCGATGATGGAGCGGCTGCTGACCGAGTACCGCGCGGCGCTCGCGTTCCGCGACCGCCGCGCCGAGGAGGCGAAGGGCTAG
- a CDS encoding TIGR00730 family Rossman fold protein: MSGSRPTSTTCPRTIGPAWSHWPVANNRELRHSSRQRGPTADEQLLENVGLPERPDALRKTDPWRVLRIMGEFVEGFEKLGDIQDAVAIFGSARTAAADPQYTLAVETARLLAEAGFPIITGGGPGIMEAANKGAVEGEGLSIGCNIELPHEQGTNPFVRRSMYFRFFFVRKTMFAKYSMAFVVFPGGFGTLDELFEALTLIQTGKVSSFPVVLVGKAYWQGLVDWISSTLVQERKINPEDLKLFHVTDDPAEVLRIIQEARSNGASNDGESYD, translated from the coding sequence ATGTCCGGGTCTCGCCCTACTTCTACAACGTGCCCGAGGACCATCGGGCCTGCCTGGAGTCACTGGCCCGTGGCTAACAACAGGGAACTGCGTCACAGCTCGCGCCAGCGCGGCCCGACGGCGGACGAACAGCTGCTCGAGAACGTCGGGCTCCCGGAACGCCCCGACGCCCTCCGCAAGACCGACCCGTGGCGGGTGCTGCGGATCATGGGCGAGTTCGTGGAGGGCTTCGAGAAGCTGGGCGACATCCAGGACGCGGTGGCCATCTTCGGCTCGGCGCGCACGGCCGCGGCCGACCCGCAGTACACGCTGGCGGTGGAGACCGCCCGCCTGCTGGCCGAGGCCGGCTTCCCGATCATCACCGGCGGCGGCCCGGGCATCATGGAGGCGGCCAACAAGGGCGCGGTGGAGGGCGAGGGGCTCTCGATCGGCTGCAACATCGAGCTGCCGCATGAGCAGGGAACCAATCCGTTCGTGCGCCGGAGCATGTACTTCCGGTTCTTCTTCGTGCGGAAGACGATGTTCGCCAAGTATTCGATGGCGTTCGTGGTGTTCCCGGGGGGGTTCGGGACGCTGGACGAGCTGTTCGAGGCGCTCACCCTCATCCAGACCGGCAAGGTGAGCAGCTTCCCGGTGGTGCTGGTGGGGAAGGCCTACTGGCAGGGGCTGGTGGACTGGATCTCGAGCACGCTGGTGCAGGAGCGGAAGATCAATCCGGAGGACCTGAAGCTGTTCCACGTCACCGATGACCCGGCGGAGGTGCTCCGGATCATCCAGGAGGCGCGCAGCAACGGCGCCAGCAACGACGGCGAGAGCTACGACTGA
- a CDS encoding 1-acyl-sn-glycerol-3-phosphate acyltransferase, whose protein sequence is MSRLYVTVVSLWVWFVLGATLLLWLPLLALVRLVTMPFDKGRYWTGYLFRQVGPITATLNPLWRFRVTGVMPANPRQPFVAVSNHESFVDILLISHLPWEMKWLSKVEILRIPVLGWNMRLAGDVPVERGTAKSAVKAMRRCREIMEQDHISVIIFPEGTRSTTSELLPFKDGAFRLAIDAQVPILPLVVRGTGTALPKHGWRFGKSEAEVRVLEPIPTAGLTTADVPALRDRLRELIVRTRDEMIQAAVAKHGQPGGRGEPA, encoded by the coding sequence ATGTCGCGCCTCTACGTCACCGTCGTCTCGCTCTGGGTCTGGTTCGTGCTCGGCGCCACCCTGCTCCTCTGGCTGCCGCTGCTCGCGCTGGTCCGCCTGGTCACCATGCCCTTCGACAAGGGGCGCTACTGGACCGGGTACCTCTTCCGCCAGGTCGGGCCGATCACCGCCACGCTCAATCCGCTCTGGCGCTTCCGGGTCACCGGCGTGATGCCGGCCAATCCGCGCCAGCCCTTCGTGGCCGTCTCCAATCACGAATCGTTCGTCGACATCCTGCTCATCAGCCACCTGCCCTGGGAGATGAAGTGGCTGTCGAAGGTGGAGATCCTCCGCATCCCGGTGCTCGGCTGGAACATGCGCCTGGCCGGCGACGTTCCGGTGGAGCGCGGCACCGCCAAGTCCGCCGTGAAGGCCATGCGCCGCTGCCGGGAGATCATGGAGCAGGACCACATCTCGGTGATCATCTTTCCCGAAGGCACCCGATCCACCACGTCGGAGCTCCTGCCCTTCAAGGACGGCGCCTTCCGCCTGGCCATCGACGCCCAGGTGCCCATTCTCCCCCTGGTGGTCCGCGGCACCGGCACCGCCCTCCCCAAGCACGGCTGGCGGTTCGGGAAGTCCGAGGCGGAGGTCCGGGTCCTCGAGCCCATCCCGACGGCCGGCCTGACCACCGCCGATGTCCCGGCGCTGCGCGACCGGCTGCGGGAGCTCATCGTCCGGACTCGCGACGAGATGATCCAGGCCGCGGTGGCGAAGCACGGTCAACCCGGAGGGCGTGGGGAGCCTGCGTAG
- a CDS encoding VOC family protein: MPTLHSIAIFVTDIERAKRFYRDDLELTLLREGSFGAEFLEGPAHLGVHPAVHPDARALVGRHTGLTLRVSGLLPYCERLHERGVRFIAEPTRQSFGVMAMIADPDGNIFALWDDQLPDSH; this comes from the coding sequence ATGCCGACGCTCCACTCGATCGCCATCTTCGTCACCGACATCGAGCGCGCCAAGCGGTTCTATCGGGACGATCTCGAGCTGACCCTGCTCCGGGAAGGCTCCTTCGGGGCCGAGTTCCTCGAGGGCCCCGCCCATCTCGGCGTCCACCCCGCGGTGCACCCCGATGCCCGCGCGCTGGTGGGGCGCCACACCGGGCTGACGCTGCGCGTGTCGGGGCTGCTGCCGTACTGCGAGCGGCTCCACGAGCGTGGTGTCCGGTTCATCGCCGAACCTACCCGGCAGTCGTTCGGCGTGATGGCCATGATCGCCGACCCCGACGGCAACATCTTCGCGCTCTGGGACGATCAGCTACCCGACAGCCATTGA
- a CDS encoding carboxypeptidase regulatory-like domain-containing protein → MTLAGFVLLPLLGTLQTQVGAITGTVREAGSRSPLREAVVSLPTARLVTRTDSAGRYLLAPVAPGTSLVLVRRIGYAPGRFVALVAGGDTVEISIELIPQPVMLPPIETHAMLPGLISRAEDSVPPTGRALSSAEIRAHPLLSEPDALMALGGGEVVLRTESPTGLNVRGGTSDQVTHAVDGIPILNPFHQGGVFSALNPDGLDRLELRGVVVPAEGAEALSGAVLASTRRPGTAHRVQTGFSTTQLRGTVDGPLPGGSGYLLSLRSAFPGLLTHPRDPTYLRGDSHDWLATLRAPALGGALQLLGFGAGNDVDASALASAQLSVGEEPPRNRFDWSSHSFGLGWSRAIGATALQARTWQAAGVAHADWRAADSLPERLHSSLRQTGASLSIDYPGAGHRTTGGLRVERTTAAYRVAPAGGGSNLITIGARQTLWQPFIRHLRHFGQGLSAELTATATLTAHASRFSPAVAVRQALGPAASVSLSLSRRHQFLQSLRNPESVVGHIFPAELPVLGGHSGVPIGRGDEAGVELELRPAAALRFELRGYARHSEGLTLVAPRQADPFATSGITAGTSHATGSSLAVRWSGPRHDLVARYAHQRVRVSYGDTTYIPSWGGQQLLDAGFLLRPAQGTALRLSVSAETGARTTTIEDPFEWEACNLLDRGCEFAGTPSHRLEPLGSVGLPSYIRADVGVRQSVGLHVGGRHHRVAAYGTLTNVFSRRNLMTYVRDPGTGGRTPVRTRPRALLVLGVEWSLE, encoded by the coding sequence ATGACGCTCGCCGGGTTCGTGCTCCTGCCGCTGCTCGGCACGCTGCAGACCCAGGTCGGCGCGATCACCGGCACGGTCCGTGAGGCTGGGTCCCGCAGCCCCCTGCGCGAGGCGGTCGTCTCGCTGCCTACTGCCCGCCTCGTCACCCGTACCGATTCTGCCGGTCGCTATCTCCTGGCACCGGTCGCCCCCGGAACCTCCCTGGTCCTCGTGCGGCGGATCGGCTATGCCCCCGGGCGCTTTGTCGCCCTCGTGGCGGGCGGCGACACGGTCGAGATCTCGATCGAGCTCATACCGCAGCCGGTCATGCTTCCGCCGATCGAGACGCACGCCATGCTACCCGGCCTCATCTCCAGGGCGGAGGATTCGGTCCCCCCGACCGGCCGGGCCCTCTCCAGCGCTGAGATCCGCGCCCATCCGCTGTTGTCGGAACCCGATGCGCTCATGGCGCTCGGTGGCGGGGAGGTGGTGCTGCGCACCGAATCACCCACCGGCCTCAACGTGCGGGGCGGCACCTCGGACCAGGTGACCCACGCCGTGGATGGTATCCCCATCCTCAACCCGTTCCACCAGGGCGGCGTCTTCAGCGCCCTCAATCCCGATGGGCTGGATCGCCTCGAGCTCCGCGGGGTGGTCGTGCCGGCCGAGGGCGCCGAGGCGCTTTCCGGGGCCGTGCTGGCCTCCACCAGACGACCTGGGACGGCGCACCGGGTGCAGACCGGATTCAGCACCACGCAACTCCGGGGCACGGTGGACGGACCGCTCCCCGGGGGGAGCGGATACCTCCTCAGCCTCCGGTCGGCGTTTCCCGGGCTGCTGACTCATCCCCGGGATCCCACCTATCTCCGCGGGGATAGTCACGACTGGCTGGCCACCCTCCGGGCGCCGGCGCTTGGTGGTGCGCTGCAACTGCTCGGCTTCGGGGCCGGCAATGACGTGGACGCCTCCGCCCTGGCCTCTGCGCAGTTGTCCGTCGGCGAGGAGCCACCGCGCAACCGGTTCGACTGGAGCAGTCACTCCTTCGGGCTCGGGTGGAGCAGGGCGATCGGCGCGACCGCCCTGCAAGCGCGGACCTGGCAGGCTGCCGGGGTCGCGCACGCGGATTGGCGCGCCGCCGATTCGCTCCCGGAACGCTTGCACTCCTCTCTGCGGCAGACCGGCGCCAGCCTGTCGATCGACTACCCCGGGGCCGGCCATCGAACCACTGGCGGGCTCCGGGTGGAACGGACCACCGCGGCATATCGCGTGGCACCCGCCGGTGGCGGCTCGAACCTGATCACCATCGGAGCCCGCCAAACGCTCTGGCAGCCGTTCATCCGCCACCTCCGGCACTTCGGCCAGGGGCTCTCGGCGGAACTGACCGCCACCGCGACGCTCACCGCCCACGCCAGCCGATTCAGCCCCGCAGTGGCGGTGCGCCAGGCCCTCGGCCCCGCGGCCAGCGTGAGCCTGAGCCTCAGCCGCCGGCACCAGTTCCTGCAGTCGCTTCGGAACCCGGAGTCGGTGGTGGGGCACATCTTTCCGGCGGAACTCCCGGTGCTGGGCGGCCACTCGGGCGTGCCGATCGGCCGTGGTGACGAAGCCGGCGTGGAGCTCGAGCTTCGGCCGGCGGCCGCGCTCCGGTTCGAGCTTCGCGGCTATGCCCGACACTCCGAAGGACTCACGCTGGTCGCCCCCCGTCAGGCCGATCCCTTCGCCACCTCAGGCATCACGGCCGGCACCAGCCACGCCACCGGCAGCTCGCTGGCCGTACGCTGGAGCGGGCCGCGGCACGACCTGGTGGCCCGCTATGCCCATCAGCGGGTCCGCGTCAGCTACGGCGACACGACGTACATCCCCTCCTGGGGCGGGCAGCAGCTGCTGGACGCCGGCTTCCTGCTCCGCCCGGCCCAGGGCACGGCGCTTCGGCTCTCGGTCAGCGCCGAGACCGGCGCACGGACGACCACCATCGAGGATCCGTTTGAGTGGGAGGCGTGCAACCTCCTCGATCGCGGCTGCGAGTTCGCCGGCACCCCCTCCCACCGGCTCGAGCCGCTGGGGAGCGTCGGTCTGCCGAGCTACATCCGTGCCGATGTCGGTGTGCGGCAGAGCGTGGGCCTGCATGTGGGCGGACGGCACCACCGCGTCGCGGCCTACGGCACGCTCACCAACGTGTTCTCCCGGCGGAATCTCATGACCTACGTCCGTGACCCGGGCACCGGCGGCCGGACCCCCGTCAGGACGCGGCCCAGGGCCCTCTTGGTCCTGGGGGTCGAGTGGTCCCTCGAGTGA
- the queG gene encoding tRNA epoxyqueuosine(34) reductase QueG → MPHADILDRWLRDGLGGSMRYLNRQARKRKDPRLADLVAKRAVVVLDNYYYPEQPTAEPPAAADRPKVARYARGRDYHQTTLTRLDRIAERLRAHGAATARTYTDTGPIAERELAQRAGLGWIGKNTMLLRPGVGSWFFIGCVLTDLELEVDPPFATDHCGSCTRCLEACPTQAFVEPRLLDARRCISYLTIEQKGPIPGALAEQLSGWAFGCDICNEVCPWNERFAEPSLIEAFAPRPDLAGAGERFFEDMDQGEFDRRFGDTPLARPGLERMRRNWRAAWQALPRD, encoded by the coding sequence CTGCCCCACGCCGACATCCTTGACCGCTGGCTCCGCGACGGGCTCGGCGGGAGCATGCGCTACCTCAACCGGCAGGCCCGGAAGCGGAAGGACCCCCGACTCGCGGACCTCGTCGCCAAGCGTGCCGTAGTTGTTCTTGATAACTACTACTATCCTGAACAGCCAACTGCCGAGCCACCTGCCGCCGCCGACCGGCCCAAGGTGGCCCGCTACGCCCGGGGCCGTGACTACCACCAGACCACCCTCACCCGGCTCGACCGGATCGCGGAGCGGCTGCGTGCGCACGGGGCGGCAACCGCCCGGACCTACACCGACACCGGGCCGATCGCCGAGCGGGAACTGGCCCAACGGGCCGGCCTGGGCTGGATCGGCAAGAACACGATGCTGCTCCGCCCGGGCGTCGGGTCCTGGTTCTTCATCGGGTGCGTGCTGACCGACCTCGAGCTCGAGGTCGACCCGCCCTTTGCCACCGACCATTGCGGATCCTGCACCCGCTGCCTCGAAGCCTGCCCCACCCAGGCCTTCGTCGAACCCCGCCTGCTCGACGCGCGGCGCTGCATCTCCTACCTGACCATCGAGCAGAAGGGCCCCATCCCCGGCGCGCTCGCGGAGCAGCTCTCGGGCTGGGCCTTCGGCTGCGATATCTGCAACGAAGTCTGTCCCTGGAACGAGCGGTTCGCCGAGCCATCACTCATCGAGGCCTTCGCGCCACGACCGGACTTGGCCGGGGCGGGGGAGCGGTTCTTCGAGGACATGGACCAGGGGGAGTTCGACCGCCGCTTCGGCGATACCCCGCTGGCTCGACCGGGGCTCGAGCGGATGCGCCGCAACTGGCGGGCGGCGTGGCAGGCCCTGCCCCGGGACTGA
- a CDS encoding NAD(P)/FAD-dependent oxidoreductase yields MVGGGFAGLYTARGLADAPVRITVVDRENHHLFQPMLYQVATAALASSNIASPIRSILSRQPNAEVLMGEVASVQPDARTITLVDGSTLNYDYLILATGARHSYFGHDEWEILAPGLKSLEDAEEIRRRILLSFERAERESDPVKRHAHLTFVVIGGGPTGVEVAGALAEIRRHALRRDFRHIDPREATVMLIEGGPRILSSYPAELAERAKYELRRLGVEVREQTMVTEIRQGLIQASGWTIPTQTVVWAAGNVASPIMHSLGTPLDRAGRAIVEPDCSVPGHPELFVLGDAAAVSDGKGGTLPGICPVAIQMGQYTARTIAGDLAGRPRRPFSYWDKGQLAVIGRGHAVADIWKLHFGGFLAWLIWAFVHIFFLIGFRNRVLVMLQWGWSYFTYERGARLITWPWSGRPGEPAGRRSGPFGGITGRTGEHRMPEPPKVPAA; encoded by the coding sequence ATCGTCGGTGGTGGCTTCGCCGGGCTCTACACCGCCCGGGGCCTCGCCGATGCGCCGGTCCGGATCACCGTCGTCGACCGCGAGAACCACCACCTCTTCCAGCCCATGCTGTATCAGGTGGCTACCGCCGCACTCGCCTCCTCGAACATCGCCTCGCCGATCCGGTCCATCCTGAGCCGGCAACCCAACGCCGAAGTCCTGATGGGCGAGGTCGCCTCGGTCCAGCCCGACGCCAGGACCATCACCCTGGTCGACGGTAGTACACTAAACTACGACTACCTGATCCTGGCCACCGGTGCCCGCCACAGCTACTTCGGGCACGACGAATGGGAGATACTGGCCCCAGGGCTCAAGAGCCTGGAGGATGCCGAGGAAATCCGGCGCCGGATCCTGCTGTCATTCGAGCGTGCCGAGCGGGAATCCGACCCGGTCAAGCGCCACGCCCACCTCACCTTCGTGGTGATCGGCGGGGGACCCACCGGCGTCGAGGTAGCCGGCGCCCTGGCCGAGATCCGCAGGCACGCGCTCCGGCGCGACTTCCGCCACATCGATCCCCGCGAAGCCACCGTGATGCTCATCGAGGGGGGCCCGCGGATCCTCTCGAGCTATCCCGCCGAGCTCGCCGAGCGCGCGAAGTACGAGCTGCGCCGACTCGGCGTCGAGGTGCGCGAGCAGACGATGGTCACCGAGATCCGCCAGGGACTCATCCAGGCCAGTGGCTGGACCATCCCCACCCAGACGGTGGTCTGGGCGGCGGGCAATGTCGCCAGCCCGATCATGCACTCCCTCGGCACGCCGCTCGACCGGGCAGGGCGCGCCATCGTGGAGCCCGACTGCAGCGTGCCCGGACACCCCGAGCTCTTCGTGCTGGGCGATGCCGCGGCCGTCTCCGACGGCAAGGGGGGCACCCTCCCCGGCATCTGCCCCGTGGCCATCCAGATGGGGCAGTACACCGCCCGCACCATCGCCGGCGACCTCGCCGGCCGCCCCCGCCGGCCGTTCAGCTACTGGGACAAGGGCCAGCTCGCGGTCATCGGCCGCGGGCACGCCGTCGCCGACATCTGGAAGCTGCACTTCGGTGGCTTCCTCGCGTGGCTCATCTGGGCCTTCGTCCACATCTTCTTCCTGATCGGCTTCCGGAACCGGGTGCTCGTGATGCTGCAGTGGGGCTGGAGCTACTTCACCTACGAGCGCGGCGCGCGGCTCATCACCTGGCCGTGGAGCGGTCGCCCCGGCGAACCGGCCGGCCGCCGGTCAGGCCCCTTCGGCGGCATCACCGGCCGAACCGGCGAGCATCGCATGCCCGAACCTCCCAAGGTTCCGGCCGCCTGA
- a CDS encoding sigma-70 family RNA polymerase sigma factor has protein sequence MPMRFEDEFAVLYHEHFPRLARYLGRLGGDADLAADLAQEAFVRLYRRGQAPDTPGAWLVTVATNLLRNARSTRSRRARLLTPARGADTQSDPPPSPAAATEAEGERRRVRATLDQLPERDQQLLLLRAEGYSYHELARILGLNEASVGTLLARARTAFRERWEGTRNAP, from the coding sequence ATGCCGATGCGCTTCGAGGATGAGTTCGCGGTGCTGTACCACGAGCACTTCCCGCGGCTTGCGCGATACCTCGGCAGGCTCGGGGGTGACGCCGACCTGGCCGCGGACCTCGCCCAGGAGGCGTTCGTCCGGCTTTATCGCAGGGGCCAGGCCCCCGATACGCCCGGGGCCTGGCTGGTCACGGTCGCCACGAACCTGCTTCGGAACGCGCGGTCGACGAGGTCCCGCCGCGCCCGGCTCCTGACGCCCGCGCGGGGGGCGGACACCCAGTCCGATCCGCCACCCTCCCCCGCCGCGGCCACCGAGGCGGAGGGGGAGCGGCGGCGGGTCCGGGCGACGCTGGATCAGCTGCCTGAACGGGATCAACAGCTGCTGTTGCTGCGCGCCGAGGGGTACAGCTACCACGAACTGGCCCGGATCCTTGGCCTGAACGAGGCCAGCGTGGGAACCCTGCTGGCCCGGGCCAGGACGGCGTTTCGCGAGCGGTGGGAGGGGACCAGGAATGCACCCTGA
- a CDS encoding zf-HC2 domain-containing protein, producing the protein MHPDTEDFQRLLHGELAAADAGAVRAHLGGCADCRHRWEAVQADEAQVSSLLARLDGAPPVPDLDAVLRRARQPAWPARRLAATVLLSAGLATAAFAMPGSPVPHWLDRIVQWVARPAPAPSLVPAQLPAPGSSGIAVEPGDRFTIDFASPQDSGTVTVRLGDGPMLVATALGPGAAFETAPGRLFIRNQGARIDYEIMVPRTAAQVELSVAGRRLLLKRGPGIQLPVESDTSGSYRIPLAPERGP; encoded by the coding sequence ATGCACCCTGACACAGAGGACTTCCAGCGGCTGCTCCACGGCGAATTGGCAGCCGCAGACGCCGGGGCGGTGCGAGCCCACCTTGGCGGCTGCGCAGACTGTCGCCACCGCTGGGAGGCGGTCCAGGCCGACGAGGCACAGGTGTCGAGTCTCCTGGCGCGCCTGGACGGAGCACCCCCCGTCCCCGATCTCGACGCGGTGCTGCGGCGAGCCCGGCAACCCGCGTGGCCAGCGCGTCGACTGGCCGCCACCGTCCTGCTGTCGGCGGGCCTCGCCACGGCCGCGTTCGCCATGCCCGGCTCGCCCGTACCGCACTGGCTGGACCGGATCGTCCAGTGGGTCGCCAGACCCGCACCCGCGCCCTCCCTCGTGCCTGCCCAGCTCCCCGCCCCCGGGTCGAGCGGGATCGCTGTCGAGCCTGGGGACCGGTTCACGATCGACTTCGCCTCACCGCAGGATTCCGGTACAGTCACGGTTCGCCTGGGCGATGGCCCCATGCTGGTGGCAACGGCCCTGGGCCCGGGCGCGGCCTTCGAGACTGCCCCGGGTCGGCTCTTCATCCGGAACCAGGGAGCGCGGATCGACTACGAGATCATGGTCCCGCGGACCGCCGCCCAGGTGGAGCTCTCCGTGGCTGGCCGACGGCTGCTCCTCAAGCGCGGCCCCGGCATCCAGCTCCCGGTCGAGTCGGACACCAGCGGGAGCTACCGGATCCCGCTGGCGCCGGAGCGGGGCCCGTGA